A genome region from Alicyclobacillus acidocaldarius subsp. acidocaldarius DSM 446 includes the following:
- a CDS encoding copper resistance CopC/CopD family protein: MSRMRVRLWASVAMSLAALAVALFVHTPSAAAHAYVVHSSPSPGQSLASSPGRIEVEFDETVQLIPGGLTVTNVDNQRVDLGDGRRNPLHANEVDVDVPKHLPKGLYTVHWQVISADGHMVSGAIPFGIGVNVQSLQLGASEQGYRPGFWMVVDRVLTYAGLALVLGGWVGLRAARRSLPIADNRLGVRWALAGWLALFVGVLFNLPLEAAITWSIHGLTAFAPRYLARTLNFTVFGYLWVIELMLIAVIPAVLAALSTAKPRERLATAMIPMFALPVTFAVQVHAFAEPHPILPVLAMAVHGAAASVWIGGIAQMLALVLQADRIPGPDDERLRKTVRSFGWIAVACVIALWLTGVYSALLHIPTWYALDHTEYGVALLAKLGLVLLVLGFAAMHALTARPRRATYRAWMSLELIFSVGIFVATALLTNLPTADIRPGPVDAVKRVGPYAVHLSITPNRAGSNLFVVQIAKGGRPDSAIQQVELSLSSGSATPSAASVPLGARAPGTFSARSLALSGAGAWNAEVQVLTDDFQVLTVDFPIHVGT; encoded by the coding sequence ATGTCGAGAATGCGTGTCCGCCTATGGGCCTCGGTCGCAATGTCGTTGGCTGCGCTGGCTGTGGCCCTGTTCGTTCACACTCCATCCGCCGCTGCTCACGCGTACGTCGTTCATTCGTCGCCCTCGCCTGGCCAGTCGCTCGCGTCCTCACCCGGGCGGATCGAGGTGGAATTTGACGAAACGGTTCAACTCATCCCCGGCGGCCTGACCGTCACCAATGTCGACAATCAGCGCGTCGATCTCGGCGATGGGCGCCGCAATCCTCTGCATGCCAATGAGGTGGACGTGGACGTGCCAAAACACCTGCCCAAGGGACTTTACACCGTGCACTGGCAGGTGATCTCGGCCGACGGGCACATGGTCTCGGGCGCCATCCCGTTCGGCATCGGCGTCAACGTGCAGTCCCTGCAACTCGGCGCGTCCGAGCAAGGGTATCGGCCCGGTTTCTGGATGGTGGTCGATCGCGTCCTGACCTACGCCGGCCTGGCGCTGGTGCTCGGCGGTTGGGTGGGACTGCGCGCGGCAAGGCGATCCCTGCCCATCGCGGACAATCGGCTCGGCGTTCGGTGGGCACTCGCGGGGTGGCTGGCCCTGTTTGTGGGCGTCCTGTTCAACCTGCCGCTCGAGGCGGCCATCACCTGGAGCATTCACGGTCTGACCGCGTTTGCCCCGCGCTATCTCGCGCGGACGCTCAATTTCACGGTCTTCGGTTACCTGTGGGTCATCGAACTGATGCTCATTGCTGTCATCCCGGCGGTTCTCGCCGCGCTGTCGACGGCCAAGCCCAGGGAACGGCTTGCAACAGCCATGATCCCCATGTTCGCTCTGCCGGTGACCTTCGCCGTGCAGGTACACGCCTTCGCGGAACCCCACCCCATCTTGCCCGTCCTCGCGATGGCGGTGCACGGCGCGGCGGCGAGCGTGTGGATCGGCGGGATCGCGCAGATGCTGGCTCTCGTCCTCCAGGCGGACCGAATCCCGGGCCCGGACGATGAGAGATTGCGCAAGACCGTTCGGTCCTTTGGCTGGATCGCGGTGGCATGCGTGATCGCCCTGTGGTTGACAGGTGTGTACTCGGCCCTGCTTCACATTCCGACCTGGTATGCGCTCGATCACACGGAATACGGCGTCGCCCTGCTCGCCAAACTGGGCCTCGTCCTTCTCGTGTTGGGATTCGCCGCGATGCACGCGCTGACCGCGCGCCCCAGACGGGCCACCTATCGCGCGTGGATGAGCCTCGAGCTGATCTTCAGCGTCGGCATTTTCGTGGCCACCGCGCTGCTCACCAACCTGCCCACGGCCGACATCCGCCCCGGTCCGGTCGACGCGGTCAAGCGAGTGGGACCGTATGCCGTCCACCTGTCGATCACGCCCAACCGAGCAGGTTCCAATCTGTTCGTGGTCCAGATCGCCAAGGGAGGCCGCCCCGATTCCGCAATCCAGCAGGTCGAGCTCTCGCTCTCATCGGGCAGCGCGACTCCAAGCGCGGCGTCCGTCCCACTCGGCGCCAGGGCGCCAGGCACCTTCAGCGCGCGATCGTTGGCGCTCTCAGGTGCAGGCGCTTGGAACGCAGAGGTGCAAGTGTTGACCGACGACTTTCAGGTGCTGACCGTCGACTTCCCGATTCACGTCGGAACGTAG
- a CDS encoding YcnI family protein has translation MRTPRWILSLTGLTAAFAIGAATASAHVVVIADNPTPPAAGGFEQYTMRVPCEKNDPTVKIVLKVPKGVSFVSYEPAPGWKVTENQVNGQTLVTWQATGDGIQPGQFEQFPFLATNPRQPGVIAWDAFQYYRDGSIVAWTGATGSATPHSTTQIVAAGTASETPANAVQTAPGEESTSSANSFGLGWTTADTMVLASSVVSLLLAVISLVFSLRRDLNRP, from the coding sequence ATGAGAACACCGCGATGGATCCTGTCACTCACCGGACTGACCGCCGCCTTCGCCATCGGCGCGGCGACGGCGTCGGCGCACGTGGTCGTGATCGCCGACAACCCCACCCCGCCGGCCGCGGGCGGCTTCGAACAATACACGATGCGCGTGCCGTGCGAAAAGAACGATCCGACGGTCAAGATCGTGCTCAAGGTGCCGAAGGGCGTCTCGTTTGTGTCCTATGAGCCGGCGCCGGGCTGGAAGGTGACGGAAAACCAGGTGAACGGGCAGACGCTGGTCACGTGGCAGGCGACGGGCGACGGGATTCAACCTGGACAGTTCGAGCAGTTTCCGTTCCTCGCAACGAATCCTCGGCAGCCCGGCGTGATCGCCTGGGATGCGTTCCAATACTACCGGGACGGGTCGATCGTGGCCTGGACCGGCGCGACGGGGAGCGCGACGCCCCACTCGACCACGCAGATTGTCGCCGCCGGCACGGCGAGCGAAACCCCTGCGAACGCGGTGCAGACAGCGCCTGGCGAAGAGAGCACCAGCTCGGCGAACAGCTTCGGCTTGGGCTGGACAACGGCCGACACCATGGTCCTGGCCTCCTCGGTGGTTTCCCTGCTGCTCGCCGTCATCTCCCTCGTCTTCAGCCTCCGGCGCGACCTGAACCGCCCCTGA
- a CDS encoding inorganic phosphate transporter, which translates to MLVVIVLIVLLGLVFDFTNGFHDTANAIATSVSTRALSPRAAVLLAGTMNLIGAMTFTGVAKTIGGKIADPLKIPHGTIVVLCALVAAIFWNLFTWYFGIPSSSSHALIGGLTGAVIGAAGFHAVDLAGFTSIIEALITSPICAFVLGFAIMWAFRAVFGWRSPHRVNRVFRVLQCFSAAAQAFMHGTNDSQKTMGVITFALIAGGYQHTMHVPLWVKTLCAIAMGVGTASGGWRIIKTVGSKIIKIEPINGFASDLTSSIIIFGFTLFKLPVSSTHVISSAIMGTGAAKRARGVHWNVAGRILVAWLVTIPMSGLIAAGLTKLALL; encoded by the coding sequence ATGCTGGTTGTCATTGTGCTTATCGTGTTGTTGGGACTCGTCTTCGACTTTACCAACGGCTTTCACGACACCGCGAACGCCATCGCGACGAGCGTCTCGACGCGGGCTCTGTCGCCCCGGGCCGCTGTGTTGCTCGCCGGCACCATGAACCTGATTGGCGCCATGACCTTCACCGGCGTGGCCAAGACCATCGGCGGCAAGATCGCCGATCCGCTGAAGATCCCGCACGGGACCATCGTCGTCCTGTGTGCACTCGTGGCCGCTATCTTTTGGAATTTGTTCACATGGTATTTTGGGATTCCCAGTTCCTCGTCCCACGCCCTCATCGGCGGGCTGACGGGGGCCGTGATCGGCGCGGCGGGTTTTCACGCGGTCGATCTCGCCGGATTCACCTCGATCATCGAGGCGCTCATCACGTCGCCCATCTGCGCCTTCGTGCTGGGCTTCGCCATCATGTGGGCGTTTCGCGCCGTGTTCGGGTGGCGGTCTCCGCACAGGGTGAACCGCGTGTTCCGCGTGCTGCAGTGCTTTTCGGCGGCTGCGCAGGCGTTCATGCACGGCACGAACGATTCGCAGAAGACCATGGGCGTCATCACGTTTGCGCTCATCGCCGGAGGGTATCAGCACACGATGCACGTCCCCTTGTGGGTGAAGACGCTCTGCGCCATCGCCATGGGCGTCGGCACGGCTTCGGGCGGCTGGCGGATCATCAAGACCGTCGGGTCGAAGATCATCAAGATCGAGCCCATCAACGGGTTCGCCTCGGATCTGACGAGTTCCATCATCATCTTCGGCTTCACGCTGTTTAAACTGCCCGTGAGCTCGACGCACGTCATCTCGTCGGCCATCATGGGAACGGGCGCGGCGAAGCGCGCGCGAGGCGTGCACTGGAATGTTGCGGGGCGCATCCTCGTCGCGTGGCTGGTGACAATTCCGATGTCCGGGCTCATCGCGGCGGGGCTCACGAAGCTGGCGCTTCTGTGA
- a CDS encoding DUF47 domain-containing protein — MSKRSDQLFAFLVEIAENIAQATETFQRELEQGGDFGALASRMKTYEDKGDELISKLISLLNNTYITPLEREDYVMLATTLDDIIDGIHACSVRFTLYDVTGSTPTMIEFAKDIHRSAKEIQEAIHKLNERKLLQIRDHVKELNVLEKHGDQLLHAALRSLFAESKDAIELIKLKEIYEILESVTDRCEDVADVLESVILKNA, encoded by the coding sequence GTGTCGAAGCGCAGTGATCAGCTGTTTGCGTTTCTGGTCGAGATCGCGGAGAACATCGCGCAGGCGACCGAGACGTTCCAGCGGGAGCTGGAGCAGGGGGGCGATTTCGGAGCCCTGGCGAGCCGCATGAAGACCTACGAGGACAAGGGCGACGAACTGATTTCCAAACTCATCTCGCTCCTCAACAATACGTACATCACGCCGCTCGAGCGCGAGGATTATGTCATGCTCGCCACGACGCTCGACGACATCATCGACGGCATCCACGCCTGCAGCGTGCGCTTCACGCTGTACGACGTCACGGGTTCAACGCCGACGATGATCGAGTTCGCCAAGGACATCCATCGCAGCGCCAAGGAGATCCAGGAAGCGATTCACAAGCTGAACGAGCGCAAGCTGCTCCAGATTCGCGATCACGTCAAGGAGTTGAACGTCCTGGAGAAACACGGCGATCAGCTCTTGCACGCCGCGCTTCGGTCTCTGTTCGCCGAGAGCAAGGACGCCATCGAACTCATCAAGCTCAAGGAGATCTACGAGATCCTGGAGAGCGTGACGGATCGCTGTGAAGATGTGGCGGACGTGCTCGAGTCCGTGATCCTGAAAAACGCCTGA
- a CDS encoding ROK family transcriptional regulator, which yields MEKTADQALMKEINKSIVLNRIRFHSPISRSQISSETGLNKATVSALTDELIRDGLVLEVGQGRSRVGRRPIMLLFNASAGSVIGVELGVEYVRVAITDFAARALSVREEPLPRNLGAEEVLERLRASIAQALAEAPESRYGVIGIGVGVPGLVDFARGVVLRAPHIKWENIPLKAMMESWFGKPVLVDNEANAGALGEKLYGAATHVSSLVYISAGTGIGTGIVIGDELIRGADGVAGEFGHMSIDLHGETCPCGNVGCWELYASERALVAAYAKLTGEELDFDGVLARFRASDPAALQAFQTVGRYLGAGAVNLVNGLNPAMMILGNRLAEGGRMVTDAMQQAILSRCLVSSYAKVVVQVSALGRDACAIGSAALVLHDFFAGPRARVTSRATIGR from the coding sequence TTGGAGAAAACGGCAGATCAGGCGCTGATGAAGGAGATCAACAAGTCGATTGTCTTAAACCGCATTCGCTTCCACAGCCCCATTTCGCGAAGCCAGATTTCGAGCGAGACGGGCCTGAACAAAGCGACGGTGTCCGCGCTCACGGACGAGCTGATTCGCGACGGCCTGGTGCTGGAGGTGGGGCAGGGGAGATCGCGCGTGGGGCGGCGGCCCATCATGCTGTTGTTCAATGCCAGCGCGGGCAGCGTGATTGGCGTCGAGCTCGGCGTGGAGTACGTCCGCGTGGCCATTACCGACTTCGCCGCGCGGGCGCTCAGCGTGCGTGAGGAGCCGCTGCCGAGGAACCTGGGCGCCGAAGAGGTGCTCGAGCGGCTTCGCGCCTCGATTGCGCAGGCGCTCGCCGAGGCGCCGGAGAGCCGCTACGGGGTCATCGGCATCGGCGTCGGCGTGCCGGGGCTCGTCGATTTCGCGCGCGGGGTGGTTCTGCGCGCGCCGCACATCAAGTGGGAGAACATCCCGCTCAAGGCCATGATGGAGAGCTGGTTCGGCAAGCCCGTCCTCGTCGACAACGAGGCCAACGCGGGTGCGCTCGGCGAGAAGCTGTACGGGGCGGCGACGCACGTGTCGAGCCTGGTGTACATCAGCGCGGGGACGGGCATCGGGACCGGGATTGTCATCGGGGACGAGCTCATCCGGGGCGCCGATGGCGTGGCCGGCGAATTCGGCCATATGAGCATCGACTTGCACGGGGAAACCTGCCCGTGCGGCAACGTGGGTTGCTGGGAACTGTACGCCTCGGAGCGGGCGCTCGTCGCCGCCTACGCCAAGCTGACAGGCGAGGAGCTGGACTTCGACGGGGTGCTTGCCCGGTTTCGAGCGTCCGATCCGGCCGCGCTCCAGGCCTTTCAAACCGTCGGGCGGTACCTCGGCGCAGGTGCGGTCAATCTTGTGAATGGCCTCAACCCGGCCATGATGATCCTCGGCAATCGGCTGGCCGAGGGCGGGCGCATGGTGACGGACGCCATGCAGCAGGCCATTCTATCCAGGTGCCTCGTGAGCTCTTACGCCAAGGTGGTGGTGCAGGTCTCCGCGCTCGGGCGGGACGCGTGCGCCATTGGATCGGCAGCGCTCGTCCTGCACGACTTCTTCGCAGGCCCGCGCGCCAGGGTGACGTCCCGTGCAACCATCGGCAGATGA
- a CDS encoding glycoside hydrolase family 3 N-terminal domain-containing protein: MTPVYLDPAQSIEARVDALLADMTLEEKVAQLTSIWAFEVLDELEFSAEKAAAVLGQGIGQVTRIGGATNLDPPDVARLANQIQRYLRDHTRLGIPALIHEESCSGYMAKGATCFPQTIGIASTWDVDLARRIGAIIRDQMRAVGARQALAPLLDVARDPRWGRVEETFGEDPYLVAQMGIAYVRGLQGDDLSQGVMATGKHFVGYGASEGGMNWAPAHIPERELREVYLFPFEAAVREAGLGAIMPGYHELDGVPCHDNPGLLRETLRGRWGFQGLVVSDYFAVNQLFEYHQVARDKAEAAALAVRAGVDVELPTRDVYGKPLIEAVARGLVSPAEIDELVRRVLTWKFRLGLFDHPFVDEGAAIAVFDNAEQRQVAREAAEKSMVLLKNDGLLPLAPRGTIAVIGPNAHTTRNLVGDYAYPCHIESLLEQSEDNVFQTPLPSGVKHVDEFILMRTILEAIRHRVGSEAQVVYAKGCDILGGEDAELEEAVALAAKADVAVVVVGDRAGLTDACTTGESRDRATLSLIGRQEELVRRVIATGTKTVVVLVSGRPLAIPDIAERANAVLEAWLPGEEGAEAVAAVLFGDVNPSGKLPITIPRSVGQVPIYYGHKPSGGRSHWKGAYVDESNLPLYPFGHGLSYTAFAYRDLALSPSVLGVHGEVEVSCVIENVGARAGEEVVQLYARDVAADVTRPVKALCGFARVALAPGEKARVRFRVSAHQFGFYNREMRYVVEPGEIEFMVGASSEDIRLRGAVRMDGAVTEIEHEKVYQSAVDVERM, encoded by the coding sequence GTGACACCCGTGTATCTCGATCCCGCACAGTCCATTGAAGCGCGCGTCGACGCGCTCCTGGCCGATATGACGCTTGAAGAAAAGGTCGCTCAACTCACGTCCATCTGGGCGTTCGAAGTCCTGGATGAGCTCGAGTTCTCCGCCGAGAAGGCCGCCGCCGTGCTCGGGCAGGGCATCGGACAGGTGACCCGAATTGGCGGCGCCACCAATCTGGACCCGCCGGATGTGGCCCGCCTCGCCAACCAGATTCAGCGCTACCTGCGCGATCACACGCGCCTCGGCATTCCGGCGCTGATCCACGAGGAGTCGTGCAGCGGCTACATGGCCAAGGGCGCCACCTGCTTTCCGCAAACCATTGGCATCGCGAGCACGTGGGATGTCGATCTCGCCCGCCGTATTGGCGCCATCATCCGCGATCAGATGCGGGCCGTCGGGGCGCGCCAGGCGCTCGCCCCGCTCCTGGATGTGGCACGAGATCCGCGCTGGGGCCGGGTGGAGGAGACGTTCGGCGAAGATCCGTACCTCGTGGCGCAGATGGGCATCGCGTACGTCCGCGGGCTGCAGGGAGACGACCTGAGCCAGGGCGTGATGGCGACGGGCAAGCACTTCGTGGGCTACGGGGCGTCCGAGGGCGGCATGAACTGGGCGCCGGCGCACATCCCGGAGCGCGAGCTGCGCGAGGTGTACCTGTTCCCGTTCGAGGCGGCGGTGCGCGAGGCGGGGCTCGGCGCCATCATGCCGGGGTACCACGAGCTCGACGGCGTGCCCTGCCACGACAATCCAGGGCTTTTGCGCGAGACCCTCCGCGGGCGCTGGGGCTTTCAGGGGCTCGTGGTGTCGGACTATTTCGCCGTGAATCAGCTGTTCGAATATCATCAGGTGGCCCGGGACAAGGCGGAGGCCGCGGCGCTCGCCGTGCGCGCCGGGGTGGACGTGGAGCTGCCGACGCGCGACGTGTACGGCAAGCCGCTCATCGAGGCCGTTGCACGAGGGCTCGTCAGCCCGGCCGAGATCGACGAACTCGTGCGCCGGGTGCTCACGTGGAAGTTCCGGCTCGGCCTCTTCGATCACCCGTTTGTCGACGAGGGCGCGGCCATCGCCGTCTTCGACAACGCGGAGCAGCGTCAGGTGGCGCGGGAGGCGGCGGAGAAGTCGATGGTCCTCCTCAAAAACGACGGGCTTCTGCCCCTCGCGCCCCGCGGCACCATCGCCGTGATCGGCCCAAACGCGCACACGACGCGCAATTTGGTAGGCGATTACGCCTACCCGTGCCACATCGAGTCGCTCCTCGAGCAGTCCGAGGACAACGTGTTTCAGACCCCGCTTCCGAGCGGCGTGAAACACGTGGACGAGTTCATCCTCATGCGGACCATCCTCGAGGCCATCCGCCATCGCGTCGGGTCGGAGGCGCAGGTCGTCTACGCGAAGGGGTGCGACATCCTCGGCGGTGAGGATGCGGAGCTCGAGGAGGCGGTGGCGCTTGCCGCGAAGGCGGACGTGGCGGTTGTGGTGGTGGGCGATCGCGCCGGGCTCACGGACGCGTGCACGACAGGGGAATCGCGAGACAGAGCCACGCTCTCGCTCATCGGGCGGCAGGAGGAACTCGTGCGGCGCGTAATCGCCACGGGCACGAAGACGGTCGTGGTGCTCGTGAGCGGGCGGCCGCTCGCCATCCCGGACATCGCGGAGCGGGCGAACGCCGTTCTCGAGGCGTGGCTGCCGGGCGAGGAAGGCGCGGAGGCGGTGGCCGCGGTCCTGTTTGGCGACGTGAATCCGTCCGGGAAGCTGCCCATCACGATTCCGCGCAGCGTGGGCCAGGTGCCAATTTACTACGGGCACAAGCCGTCGGGCGGCCGCTCGCACTGGAAGGGCGCGTATGTGGACGAGAGCAATCTGCCGCTCTATCCGTTTGGGCACGGGCTGTCCTACACGGCGTTCGCGTACCGGGATCTGGCGCTGTCTCCGAGCGTCCTGGGCGTGCACGGCGAGGTCGAGGTGTCGTGCGTGATCGAAAACGTCGGGGCTCGCGCGGGCGAAGAGGTGGTGCAACTGTACGCACGCGACGTGGCGGCGGACGTGACGCGGCCGGTGAAGGCGCTCTGCGGCTTTGCGCGGGTGGCGCTCGCGCCGGGAGAGAAGGCGCGAGTGCGGTTCCGGGTTTCAGCGCACCAGTTCGGCTTCTACAACCGGGAGATGCGGTATGTCGTGGAGCCGGGCGAGATCGAGTTCATGGTGGGGGCGTCGTCCGAGGACATCCGCCTGCGCGGGGCGGTGCGGATGGACGGCGCGGTGACGGAGATCGAGCACGAGAAGGTATACCAGAGCGCGGTGGACGTCGAGCGGATGTGA
- a CDS encoding undecaprenyl-diphosphatase: MERSDRVIHAALLNPFDVHVYHLVNGLAGKNKLLDDVMIFFAKDALELYAALFIAYWFALPKEDLRSRNQLAVAGLSGVLALVLNVVISHFLWFRPRPFVVLPKGTYMQLIPHPADASFPSDHSAGSWGFAGGSWGRTPRWISVPFTVIAVLVMFARVFVGVHYPTDVIGGMAVGLVASAVVRPLASRIMPITRLVAKPFGYGKATEEAQRAGRTSRG, from the coding sequence ATGGAGAGGAGTGATCGCGTGATTCATGCGGCGCTGTTGAACCCGTTCGACGTGCACGTGTACCACCTCGTCAACGGCCTGGCGGGCAAGAACAAGCTACTCGACGACGTCATGATCTTCTTCGCGAAGGACGCGCTCGAGCTGTACGCGGCGCTGTTCATCGCGTATTGGTTCGCCCTGCCGAAAGAGGATCTTCGGAGCCGAAACCAGCTGGCGGTAGCCGGGTTGTCCGGCGTGCTTGCCCTCGTGTTGAACGTCGTCATCTCGCACTTTCTATGGTTTCGCCCGCGCCCATTCGTCGTCTTGCCCAAGGGCACGTACATGCAACTCATCCCGCATCCCGCAGACGCCTCGTTTCCAAGCGATCACAGCGCCGGATCGTGGGGGTTTGCCGGAGGCTCGTGGGGGCGCACGCCGAGGTGGATCTCGGTGCCTTTCACGGTCATTGCGGTGCTCGTGATGTTCGCGCGCGTGTTCGTCGGCGTGCACTACCCGACCGACGTGATCGGCGGAATGGCCGTGGGACTCGTGGCGAGCGCGGTGGTTCGTCCGCTCGCATCGCGCATCATGCCCATCACGCGGCTCGTGGCGAAGCCGTTCGGCTACGGAAAAGCCACGGAAGAAGCGCAGCGCGCCGGGCGCACCTCGCGCGGCTGA
- a CDS encoding anti-sigma factor family protein, producing the protein MQSCEFVEPMLSAYLDGELAKDDKARVEAHLAVCARCQGLVDAMRADDRALLSWAQTLSAPADMPMRVLNALGLSRQEVQSRRLAYVYFASLAVGVALVLAAVSLPAASAAAILFHFALAVVRALFALPWSVHAEWLVVLGALSLVILVLSLTCLRRALHWTRSEVVWR; encoded by the coding sequence ATGCAATCCTGTGAGTTCGTGGAGCCCATGTTGTCCGCGTACCTGGACGGCGAGCTCGCGAAAGACGACAAGGCCCGCGTGGAGGCGCATCTCGCAGTCTGCGCGCGCTGCCAGGGTCTCGTCGACGCCATGCGGGCCGATGATCGCGCGCTTTTGTCGTGGGCGCAAACGCTCAGCGCGCCGGCCGACATGCCGATGCGCGTCCTCAACGCCCTCGGCCTGTCGCGCCAAGAGGTGCAGTCGCGCCGACTCGCCTACGTGTACTTCGCGAGCCTGGCTGTGGGGGTGGCGCTCGTCCTCGCCGCTGTGAGCCTGCCTGCCGCGTCTGCGGCGGCGATTCTGTTTCATTTCGCGCTGGCCGTGGTCCGCGCGCTGTTTGCGTTGCCCTGGTCCGTGCACGCCGAGTGGCTCGTGGTGTTGGGCGCCTTGAGCCTCGTCATCCTCGTGCTGTCGCTCACCTGCCTGCGGCGGGCGCTTCACTGGACGAGAAGCGAGGTCGTCTGGCGATGA
- a CDS encoding RNA polymerase sigma factor yields the protein MEQADLELIRRARHGDPQAIETIVRNYQSFVYRTAYGILQNAADAEDATQEAFIRAFRSLGRLREDRTFPTWLARIAVRISLDMVQAKARRAQDPTEEIHGSVAGGEDAASLRIDLERALAKLSPEHRTVIVLRAFHGLEYDEIAEVLDIPIGTVRSRLHHARMQLRMYLSGERGDS from the coding sequence TTGGAACAAGCGGACCTCGAACTGATACGCCGAGCGCGGCACGGTGATCCGCAGGCGATCGAAACCATCGTGCGCAATTATCAGTCCTTTGTATATCGAACCGCCTATGGCATCCTGCAGAACGCCGCGGACGCCGAAGATGCGACGCAGGAAGCGTTCATCCGCGCGTTTCGCTCGCTCGGACGGCTTCGCGAGGACCGCACGTTTCCGACGTGGCTCGCGCGCATTGCGGTCCGCATCTCGCTTGACATGGTGCAGGCCAAGGCGCGCCGCGCGCAGGATCCCACCGAGGAGATTCACGGTTCCGTCGCCGGGGGTGAGGACGCCGCCTCGCTCCGCATAGACCTTGAGCGCGCACTGGCCAAGCTCAGTCCTGAGCACCGCACCGTGATCGTTCTGCGAGCGTTTCACGGGCTGGAGTACGACGAGATCGCCGAAGTGCTCGACATCCCCATCGGCACGGTGCGATCCCGGCTGCACCACGCGCGCATGCAGTTGCGCATGTATCTGAGCGGCGAGAGGGGTGATAGCTGA